The proteins below are encoded in one region of Ciconia boyciana chromosome 19, ASM3463844v1, whole genome shotgun sequence:
- the LOC140661556 gene encoding uncharacterized protein: MSEKEYLSRHLQTQAATQARIEEINTTDASWREQLEQRIRALESDLERAWSTQEESALQPACAQAETKSSEKRNLVDPEMRRCLTEKLKKPNETLAEASAKSPQEQRHRLFSRKAKNLSQSRGQSGNPSGSEIATIWDSVSECTRQELLLNNTVRLMGMGTVYIREEDFCDGNKASFKVQRPMFHLDKPVEVGNKLRYETRSQPDELEVAELIYTEAALRLSIPKKKVLKCVEATVRVIAWALTEGKDFDFVFKSFGILVCRGRRVVMRFFEDLLQDVDKTGILKSSLRPLVTARKETAVFHMPPGGIFVFPQFEYKNKMSEKELAEKAARQAAHPGECLLSRERLSPVRTSGLGLTGEKRRKVGTAAGTISVLPPVEGSRAEKRKEVKATDCPEVRLPPLDMDSQMGAAVAKRPSEIPQVHWPDLSLRFPCPKSTRQERAKIQAGWEKAISWGKRDGEEMSHCHPRVEKGKTLAPWLETPRPDLWPPQARQVLTNLEPYRSRQEEWRRSVWLNRLWATAPKQFLCAGKKMELNNTREKQASAAARGMCAQYGQLPPHRPAPQH, from the exons ATGAGCGAGAAGGAATATCTCAGTCGACATTTGCAG ACACAGGCAGCCACTCAAGCCAGAATAGAAGAGATCAACACCACTGACGCCTCTTGGAGAGAACAGCTGGAGCAGAGAATTAGAGCTCTGGAATCGGACCTGGAGAGAGCATGGAGCACGCAGGAGGAGAGCGCACTGCAACCGGCATGTGCGCaggcagaaacaaaaagctccGAAAAGCGTAATTTGGTGGACCCAGAAATGAGAAGATGCctcacagagaaattaaaaaa GCCTAATGAGACGCTAGCAGAAGCCAGTGCTAAGAGCCCTCAGGAGCAGCGGCACAGACTCTTCAGTCGCAAGGCAAAGAATCTGAGCCAGAGCAGGGGACAGAGCGGAAACCCATCGGGCTCAG agATCGCAACCATTTGGGATAGCGTGTCGGAGTGCACTCGCCAAGAGCTGCTGTTGAACAAC ACTGTCAGGCTAATGGGCATGGGTACTGTGTACATCAGGGAAGAGGACTTCTGTGATGGGAACAAGGCGAGTTTCAAGGTCCAGAGACCCATGTTCCACCTGGACAAGCCAGTTGAGGTGGGGAACAAGCTCCGCTATGAGACCAGATCACAGCCTG ATGAATTAGAAGTTGCAGAGCTGATCTACACCGAGGCCGCCCTCCGCCTCAGCATCCCCAAGAAAAAGGTCTTGAAATGCGTCGAGGCAACCGTGAGAGTCATTGCGTGGGCCTTGACCGAAGGCAAGGACTTCGACTTTGTCTTCAAGAGCTTCGGCATCCTGGTGTGCCGAGGAAGGAGAGTGGTCATGAGGTTCTTTGAAGACCTGCTCCAAGATGTGGACAAGACTGGGATCCTG AAATCAAGCCTGAGGCCCTTGGTCACAGCCCgcaaagaaacagcagttttcCACATGCCTCCTGGGGGGATCTTCGTGTTCCCACA GTTTGAGTACAAAAACAAGATGTCTGAGAAAGAGCTGGCTGAAAAGGCAGCGCGACAAG CAGCTCATCCTGGCGAGTGCCTGCTCTCCCGAGAGCGTCTTTCTCCCGTCCGGACAAGTGGCCTAGGTCtcacaggagaaaagaggaggaaggtggggacTGCAGCAGGTACCATAAG CGTGCTGCCGCCAGTTGAGGGGAGCCGTGCAGAGAAACGCAAGGAAGTCAAAGCGACGGACTGTCCTGAAGTCAGGCTCCCTCCTCTGGACATGGACAGTCAGATGGGAGCAGCAGTG GCGAAGCGGCCATCCGAAATACCCCAGGTGCATTGGCCTGACTTGTCACTGcgcttcccctgccccaaaaGTACCAGGCAGGAGAGGGCCAAAATACAGGCAGGATGGGAGAAAGCCATCTCCTGGGGCAAGAGAGATGGGGAGGAGATGTCTCACTGCCATCCCCGAgtggagaaggggaaaacacTGGCCCCTTGGCTGGAGACGCCACGGCCAGA CCTCTGGCCACCACAAGCAAGGCAGGTCCTGACAAACCTGGAGCCGTACAGGTCCCGCCAGGAGGAATGGAGGAGGAGTGTGTGGCTCAACAGACTGTGGGCAACGGCCCCGAAGCAGTTCCTCTG CGCTGGGAAGAAGATGGAGCTCAACAACACCAGAGAGAAGCAGGCCAGTGCGGCAGCACGTGGGATGTGTGCGCAGTATGGCCAGCTCCCGCCACACAGACCTGCACCCCAGCACTGA